In Alligator mississippiensis isolate rAllMis1 chromosome 10, rAllMis1, whole genome shotgun sequence, one DNA window encodes the following:
- the MARVELD3 gene encoding MARVEL domain-containing protein 3: protein MAEPAERRPRPQCPREAEHGRAPRSAPPAAPRRAPGPGPGPGSGSHAGSRLGWEAPPPSAALLDCPRARYLCTARACCQMVEALLGLLILVCSSVSYGSAGGYTGIPDLGSIYYYQYGGAFSGFSGPDGVRARELDAQFHRMKLPIARASMAVGGALMALTLLLVLLGALRLPWRCPAWLLLECVLDVLLALGLLPALYFYFHQLQTVYASPLCKEREQLYQSKGYQGFSCSLHGADIAAGLFGCVAALVFALSAGLAVRGFRTVRRLQEKPAHAYEL, encoded by the exons ATGGCGGAGCCGGCAGAGCGGAGGCCGCGGCCGCAGTGCCCCCGGGAGGCCGAGCACGGCCGGGCCCCACGCTCCGCgccccccgccgcgccgcgccgcgcccccggccccggccccggccccggctcagGTTCACACGCGGGGTCCCGGCTGGGCTG GGAGGCGCCGCCGCCGAGCGCCGCGCTGCTGGACTGCCCCCGCGCCCGCTACCTGTGCACGGCCCGAG cctgCTGCCAGATGGTGGAGGCACTGCTGGGCCTGCTGATCCTGGTCTGCAGCTCCGTGTCCTACGGCTCCGCGGGTGGCTACACCGGCATCCCAGACCTGGGCAGCATCTACTACTACCAGTACGGGGGTGCCTTCAGCGGCTTCAGTGGGCCGGATGGGGTGCGTGCCCGGGAGCTCGACGCCCAGTTCCACCGCATGAAGCTGCCCATTGCCAGGGCCTCGATGGCGGTGGGGGGGGCCCTGATGGccctcaccctcctcctggtgctgctgggggccCTGCGGCTGCCCTGgcgctgccctgcctggctgctgctggagtgTGTGCTGGACGTGCTGCTGGCGCTGGGCCTTCTGCCCGCCCTGTACTTCTATTTCCACCAGCTGCAGACCGTCTACGCCTCCCCGCTGTGCAAGGAGCGGGAGCAGCTCTACCAGAGCAAGGGCTACCAGGggttcagctgcagcctgcatggggcggACATCGCTGCCGGACTCTTTGGCTGCGTGGCGGCCCTGGTGTTCGCGCTGAGTGCCGGCCTGGCCGTGCGGGGCTTCCGCACTGTCCGCCGGCTGCAGGAGAAGCCGGCACATGCCTACGAGCTCTAG
- the TAT gene encoding tyrosine aminotransferase: MESYLIHVNGHGDHPAILDVHVNIGGSGPAPGKGKGRKPRWAVRASEMSKKTFNPIRAIVDSMRVEPNPKKPMISLSIGDPTVFRNLPTDDEVTRAVKEALDSGRYNGYAPSVGYQSCREVVAASYSCPEAPLKAQDVILTSGCSQAIELALAVLANPGQNILVPRPGFSLYKTLALSLGIEVKFYNLLPEKSWEIDLKHLESLVDEKTACLIVNNPSNPCGSVFSKSHLQKILAVASRQCIPILADEIYGDMVFADWKYEPIAALSTSVPILSCGGLAKRWLVPGWRMGWILVHDRRDIFGNEIRDGLLRLSQRILGPCTLVQGALEHIMRHTPAEFYHNTLSFLKANADLCYTALCAVPGLRPIRPAGAMYLMVGIEMEHFPEFENDVEFTERLIAEQSVFCLPATCFEYPGFFRVVITAPEEMMMEACARIQEFCERHYQGSEVAQDLECDK; encoded by the exons ATGGAGTCATACCTGATCCACGTGAATGGGCACGGGGACCATCCCGCCATCCTGGATGTCCACGTCAACATCGGTGGCAGTGGCCCAGCCCCGGGCAAGGGGAAGGGCCGGAAACCGCGGTGGGCAGTGAGGGCCTCTGAGATGTCCAAGAAGACCTTTAACCCCATCCGCGCCATCGTGGACAGCATGCGTGTGGAGCCCAACCCCAAGAAGCCCATGATCTCTCTGTCCATTG GTGACCCAACAGTGTTCAGGAACCTGCCCACGGACGACGAGGTCACCCGGGCGGTAAAGGAGGCCCTGGACTCGGGGCGCTACAATGGCTACGCCCCCTCGGTCG GGTACCAGTCGTGCCGGGAGGTCGTTGCTGCCTCCTACAGCTGCCCAGAAGCACCTCTGAAAGCCCAG GACGTCATCCTGaccagtggctgcagccaggccatcGAGCTCGCCTTGGCGGTGCTGGCCAACCCAGGCCAGAACATCCTGGTGCCCCGGCCCGGCTTCTCCCTCTACAAGACGCTGGCGCTCTCCCTGGGCATTGAGGTCAAGTTCTACAACCTCCTG CCTGAGAAGTCCTGGGAGATCGACCTGAAGCACTTGGAGTCGCTGGTGGATGAGAAGACCGCCTGCCTCATCGTGAACAACCCGTCCAACCCCTGCGGATCCGTCTTTAGCAAGAGCCACCTCCAGAAGATCCTGGCAG TGGCCTCAAGGCAGTGCATCCCCATCCTGGCCGATGAGATCTACGGTGACATG GTGTTTGCGGATTGGAAGTATGAGCCCATCGCGGCGCTCAGCACCAGTGTGCCCATCCTGTCCTGTGGGGGCCTGGCCAAGCGCTGGCTGGTGCCCGGCTGGAGGATGGGCTGGATCCTTGTCCACGACCGGAGAGACATCTTTGGGAATGAG ATCAGGGACGGGCTCCTGCGGCTGAGCCAGCGCATCCTGGGGCCCTGCACGCTCGTCCAGGGTGCGCTGGAGCACATCATGCGGCACACGCCGGCCGAGTTCTACCACAACACGCTCAGCTTCCTCAAG GCCAATGCCGACCTGTGCTACACCGCCCTATGCGCCGTGCCCGGCCTGCGGCCCATCCGGCCTGCGGGGGCCATGTACCTCATG gtggggaTCGAAATGGAGCATTTCCCCGAGTTCGAGAACGACGTGGAGTTTACGGAGCGGCTGATCGCAGAGCAGTCGGTGTTCTGCCTGCCCGCCACG TGCTTCGAGTACCCCGGCTTCTTCCGCGTGGTGATCACGGCACCCGAGGAGATGATGATGGAGGCCTGCGCCCGCATTCAGGAGTTCTGCGAGCGGCACTACCAGGGCAGCGAGGTGGCCCAGGACCTGGAGTGCGACAAATAG